A region from the Nocardioides exalbidus genome encodes:
- the gcvP gene encoding aminomethyl-transferring glycine dehydrogenase, which translates to MTDATSTPSATSDTRQLGEFVARHIGPDESSVARMLAAVGHESLESLMSAAVPGGIRSAAALELPDALDEEATARALRALAAQNHPAEAMIGLGYHATITPPVIRRNVLEDPSWYTAYTPYQPEISQGRLEALLNFQTVVADLTGLPTANASLLDEGTAAAEAMTLVRRAQRNATGPFVVDADALPQTIDVIRTRAEAMGIEVVVADLDAGLPDGELSGVLVQYPGASGSVRDPRPVIDAVHERGGLAVVAADILALTLLEAPGTFGADVVVGSSQRFGVPLFYGGPHAGFMSVAAGLERHLPGRLVGVSVDAEGRPAYRLALQTREQHIRRDKATSNICTAQVLLAVVASMYAVYHGPEGLRRIARRTHDHASRIAASLRAGGVQVVNDTWFDTLTVAVPGRAAEVVSAARTVGLHLRLVDADHVGVSTSERTSHSTVSAVLRAFGVAADDGADRSGLPEDLHRTTEFLTHEVFNSHRSETQMLRYLAKLSNRDYALDRGMIPLGSCTMKLNATTEMEPVSLPGFADLHPFAPAQDAAGYRELVDDLEGWLAEVTGYDKVSVQPNAGSQGELAGLLAIRGYHHGNGDTGRNICLIPSSAHGTNAASAVMAGMKVVVVKAADDGSVDLDDLRAKCDQHAETLAAIMVTYPSTHGAYEDTITDLCKIVHDHGGQVYVDGANLNALLGFARPGEFGGDVSHLNLHKTFCIPHGGGGPGVGPVAVRAHLAPYLPSHGWHPEEQKRAGIGPISAAPYGSAGILPITWAYIRMMGAEGLTRATAVAVLSANYIASRLGEHFPVLYRGHGDLVAHECILDLRPLTKASGVSVDDVAKRLVDYGFHAPTMSFPVAGTLMVEPTESEDLAEIDRFCDAMIAIRGEIARVEAGEWTPEDSPLRHAPHTARALVGEWDRSYSREVGVFPQGIDPDKYWPPVGRIDQAYGDRNLVCACPPPEAFAQD; encoded by the coding sequence GTGACGGACGCCACCTCCACCCCCTCCGCGACGAGCGACACCCGACAGCTCGGTGAGTTCGTCGCGCGGCACATCGGACCCGACGAGTCGTCGGTGGCGCGCATGCTCGCTGCCGTGGGGCACGAGTCGCTGGAGTCCCTGATGTCCGCAGCCGTCCCCGGCGGCATCCGCTCGGCCGCCGCGCTGGAGCTGCCCGACGCCCTCGACGAGGAGGCCACCGCCCGCGCCCTGCGCGCCCTCGCGGCGCAGAACCACCCGGCGGAGGCGATGATCGGGCTCGGCTACCACGCGACGATCACGCCTCCCGTGATCCGGCGCAACGTGCTCGAGGACCCCTCCTGGTACACCGCCTACACGCCCTACCAGCCGGAGATCTCCCAGGGCCGGCTCGAGGCGCTGCTCAACTTCCAGACCGTCGTCGCCGACCTCACCGGTCTCCCGACCGCCAACGCGTCCCTGCTCGACGAGGGCACGGCTGCCGCCGAGGCGATGACGCTCGTACGCCGTGCGCAGCGCAACGCGACCGGCCCCTTCGTCGTCGACGCCGACGCCCTCCCGCAGACGATCGACGTGATCCGCACCCGCGCCGAGGCGATGGGCATCGAGGTGGTCGTCGCCGACCTCGACGCGGGGCTCCCGGACGGCGAGCTGAGCGGCGTGCTCGTCCAGTACCCCGGGGCCTCGGGCTCCGTCCGCGACCCGCGTCCGGTGATCGACGCGGTCCACGAGCGCGGCGGGCTGGCCGTCGTCGCTGCCGACATCCTGGCCCTGACCCTGCTCGAGGCACCGGGGACCTTCGGCGCCGACGTCGTCGTCGGCTCGTCCCAGCGCTTCGGCGTACCCCTGTTCTACGGGGGTCCGCACGCCGGCTTCATGTCCGTGGCGGCCGGCCTCGAGCGGCACCTGCCCGGCCGGCTGGTCGGCGTCTCGGTCGACGCCGAGGGACGCCCGGCCTACCGGCTCGCGCTGCAGACGCGCGAGCAGCACATCCGCCGCGACAAGGCGACGTCGAACATCTGCACCGCGCAGGTGCTGCTCGCGGTCGTCGCCTCGATGTACGCCGTCTACCACGGGCCCGAGGGCCTGCGGCGGATCGCCCGGCGCACCCACGACCACGCCAGCCGGATCGCCGCGTCGCTGCGGGCCGGGGGAGTGCAGGTCGTCAACGACACCTGGTTCGACACGCTCACCGTGGCAGTGCCCGGTCGCGCTGCGGAGGTCGTCTCCGCCGCGCGCACCGTCGGCCTCCACCTGCGCCTCGTCGACGCCGATCACGTCGGCGTCTCGACCTCGGAGCGCACCTCGCACTCGACCGTCTCCGCCGTGCTGCGAGCGTTCGGCGTCGCGGCCGACGACGGCGCCGACCGCTCCGGGCTCCCCGAGGACCTGCACCGCACCACCGAGTTCCTGACCCACGAGGTCTTCAACTCCCACCGCAGCGAGACGCAGATGCTGCGCTACCTGGCGAAGCTGTCCAACCGCGACTACGCGCTCGACCGCGGCATGATCCCGCTCGGCTCGTGCACCATGAAGCTCAACGCGACCACGGAGATGGAGCCGGTCAGCCTGCCGGGCTTCGCCGACCTGCACCCGTTCGCACCGGCGCAGGACGCCGCCGGCTACCGCGAGCTGGTCGACGACCTCGAGGGCTGGCTGGCCGAGGTCACCGGTTACGACAAGGTCTCGGTGCAGCCCAACGCCGGCTCGCAGGGCGAGCTCGCCGGCCTGCTGGCCATCCGGGGCTACCACCACGGCAACGGGGACACCGGCCGCAACATCTGCCTCATCCCGTCGTCGGCCCACGGCACCAACGCCGCGTCCGCCGTCATGGCGGGCATGAAGGTGGTCGTGGTGAAGGCGGCCGACGACGGCTCGGTCGACCTCGACGACCTGCGCGCCAAGTGCGACCAGCACGCCGAGACGCTCGCCGCGATCATGGTGACGTACCCCTCGACCCACGGTGCCTACGAGGACACGATCACCGACCTCTGCAAGATCGTCCACGACCACGGTGGCCAGGTCTACGTCGACGGCGCGAACCTCAACGCGCTGCTCGGCTTCGCCCGCCCCGGCGAGTTCGGTGGCGACGTGTCGCACCTCAACCTGCACAAGACGTTCTGCATCCCGCACGGTGGCGGCGGTCCCGGCGTCGGCCCCGTCGCCGTCCGCGCCCACCTCGCGCCCTACCTCCCCTCCCACGGGTGGCACCCGGAGGAGCAGAAGCGCGCCGGCATCGGTCCGATCAGCGCCGCGCCCTACGGGTCGGCCGGGATCCTGCCGATCACGTGGGCCTACATCCGGATGATGGGCGCCGAGGGGCTCACCCGCGCGACCGCCGTCGCGGTGCTGTCGGCCAACTACATCGCGAGCCGGCTCGGGGAGCACTTCCCGGTCCTCTACCGCGGCCACGGCGACCTGGTCGCCCACGAGTGCATCCTCGACCTGCGCCCGCTGACCAAGGCCAGTGGCGTGAGCGTCGACGACGTCGCCAAGCGGCTCGTCGACTACGGCTTCCACGCACCGACGATGTCGTTCCCGGTCGCCGGGACGCTGATGGTCGAGCCGACCGAGTCCGAGGACCTCGCCGAGATCGACCGCTTCTGCGACGCGATGATCGCCATCCGCGGTGAGATCGCGCGCGTCGAGGCGGGGGAGTGGACGCCGGAGGACTCGCCGCTGCGCCACGCGCCCCACACGGCCCGTGCGCTCGTCGGCGAGTGGGACCGGTCGTACTCGCGCGAGGTCGGCGTCTTCCCGCAGGGCATCGACCCCGACAAGTACTGGCCGCCGGTCGGCCGCATCGACCAGGCCTACGGCGACCGCAACCTCGTGTGCGCCTGCCCCCCGCCGGAGGCGTTCGCGCAGGACTGA
- a CDS encoding bifunctional nuclease family protein produces MREMDVVGVRVEMPSNQPIVLLREVTGERYLPIWIGAVEATAIAFAQQGVTPPRPLTHDLMRDVLAATGQRLDEVRIVDMQDGIFFAQLVFDGGAEVGARPSDSIALALRTGTRIVCAEAVLEEAGLAVPAEQEDEVERFREFLDHVSPDDFESPDSPE; encoded by the coding sequence ATGCGTGAGATGGACGTCGTCGGAGTCCGCGTCGAGATGCCCTCCAACCAGCCGATCGTGCTCCTGCGCGAGGTGACGGGGGAGCGCTACCTGCCGATCTGGATCGGTGCCGTGGAGGCGACGGCGATCGCGTTCGCCCAGCAGGGAGTGACGCCACCGCGGCCGCTGACCCACGACCTGATGCGCGACGTGCTCGCCGCGACCGGCCAGCGACTCGACGAGGTGCGGATCGTCGACATGCAGGACGGCATCTTCTTCGCCCAGCTCGTCTTCGACGGTGGCGCCGAGGTCGGGGCCCGCCCGTCGGACTCGATCGCCCTCGCCCTGCGCACCGGCACCCGCATCGTGTGCGCCGAGGCGGTGCTCGAGGAGGCCGGCCTGGCCGTGCCGGCCGAGCAGGAGGACGAGGTCGAGCGGTTCCGCGAGTTCCTCGACCACGTCTCGCCCGACGACTTCGAGTCGCCGGACTCGCCTGAGTGA
- a CDS encoding MerR family transcriptional regulator: protein MDGAAIKAAAEAADLAEEQGLLFDDDVSPLPSDTGYRGPTACNAAGITYRQLDYWARTGLVEPSVRGAAGSGSQRLYSFRDILILKVVKRLLDAGISLQQIRTATAHLRERGTDDLTRVTLMSDGASVYECTSNDEVIDLLQGGQGVFGIAIGGVWREIEGTLAELPSERTAEEPAASVAGDELAARRAARQTG from the coding sequence GTGGACGGCGCCGCGATCAAGGCGGCGGCCGAGGCTGCCGACCTCGCCGAGGAGCAGGGCCTGCTCTTCGACGACGACGTCTCCCCGCTGCCGAGCGACACCGGCTACCGTGGACCGACGGCGTGCAACGCCGCCGGCATCACCTACCGCCAGCTCGACTACTGGGCCCGCACCGGGCTCGTCGAGCCCAGCGTGCGCGGCGCGGCCGGGTCCGGCTCGCAGCGCCTCTACTCCTTCCGCGACATCCTGATCCTCAAGGTCGTCAAGCGCCTCCTCGACGCCGGCATCTCGCTCCAGCAGATCCGCACCGCCACCGCCCACCTGCGCGAGCGCGGCACGGACGACCTGACCCGCGTGACGCTCATGAGCGACGGCGCCTCGGTCTACGAGTGCACCAGCAACGACGAGGTCATCGACCTCCTCCAGGGCGGCCAGGGCGTCTTCGGCATCGCCATCGGCGGCGTCTGGCGCGAGATCGAGGGCACCCTCGCCGAGCTGCCCAGCGAGCGCACGGCCGAGGAGCCGGCGGCGTCGGTCGCCGGCGACGAGCTCGCGGCCCGTCGGGCCGCCCGCCAGACGGGCTGA
- a CDS encoding SHOCT domain-containing protein, producing MGLFQAVSGAIGGTLADQWLDFYGVPDGLPATAALFPAVAKGQNAGRGSNTRGSEGVITNGSKIVVPEGYGLVLVEDGAFTGFAAQPGGYIWDSEETASQSIFSGGGLVDSLIKQSWERFKFGGRPGSQQTAIFVALKELPNNKFGTQSEIYWDDAFLNTQVGAITRGTYTLKITDPLTFIRNFVSASVINGHGVFDFTDIDNPAGEQLFNEVVGSLAPAFSMYTNDPAKGNRITKLQQDSIGFAHSLSAAVEQNYQWRTDRGLEIVKTAIISIEYDENTRELLKNVQRADALSGQRGNSNLQASVAAGIESAGENAGPGGLIGMGMATGGMGLGGLQQPAGQPAPAAPAAAPAAPAAPAAPAAEDPMAVLKRAKDMLDAGLITQEDYDAAKAKALGL from the coding sequence ATGGGACTGTTCCAGGCTGTCAGCGGCGCCATCGGAGGCACGCTCGCCGACCAGTGGCTCGACTTCTACGGCGTGCCGGACGGGCTCCCCGCGACCGCGGCGCTGTTCCCCGCGGTGGCCAAGGGTCAGAACGCCGGTCGCGGCAGCAACACCCGCGGCTCCGAGGGTGTCATCACCAACGGCTCGAAGATCGTGGTCCCCGAGGGCTACGGCCTGGTCCTGGTCGAGGACGGTGCGTTCACCGGCTTCGCCGCCCAGCCCGGCGGCTACATCTGGGACTCCGAGGAGACCGCCTCGCAGTCGATCTTCTCCGGCGGCGGCCTCGTCGACTCGCTCATCAAGCAGAGCTGGGAGCGCTTCAAGTTCGGCGGCCGCCCGGGCTCGCAGCAGACCGCGATCTTCGTGGCGCTGAAGGAGCTGCCCAACAACAAGTTCGGCACCCAGTCGGAGATCTACTGGGACGACGCGTTCCTGAACACCCAGGTCGGCGCGATCACGCGCGGCACCTACACGCTCAAGATCACCGACCCGCTGACCTTCATCCGCAACTTCGTCTCGGCGTCGGTCATCAACGGCCACGGGGTCTTCGACTTCACCGACATCGACAACCCGGCCGGTGAGCAGCTCTTCAACGAGGTCGTCGGCTCGCTGGCCCCGGCGTTCTCGATGTACACCAACGACCCCGCCAAGGGGAACCGGATCACCAAGCTCCAGCAGGACTCCATCGGCTTCGCCCACTCCCTCTCGGCCGCCGTCGAGCAGAACTACCAGTGGCGCACCGATCGCGGCCTGGAGATCGTCAAGACCGCCATCATCTCGATCGAGTACGACGAGAACACCCGCGAGCTCCTCAAGAACGTCCAGCGTGCCGACGCACTGTCGGGCCAGCGCGGCAACTCGAACCTGCAGGCGTCCGTCGCCGCCGGCATCGAGTCCGCGGGCGAGAACGCCGGTCCCGGTGGGCTCATCGGCATGGGCATGGCAACCGGCGGCATGGGTCTCGGCGGGCTCCAGCAGCCGGCGGGCCAGCCGGCCCCGGCTGCGCCCGCCGCCGCCCCGGCTGCGCCGGCGGCTCCTGCCGCGCCCGCCGCGGAGGACCCCATGGCGGTGCTCAAGCGGGCCAAGGACATGCTCGACGCCGGCCTGATCACCCAGGAGGACTACGACGCGGCGAAGGCCAAGGCGCTCGGTCTCTGA
- a CDS encoding glycoside hydrolase domain-containing protein, whose translation MHAPASPARLTVVAAVVLAFCATLLVGGGAEAAGSKDGLTGYAFDARCAPTQEQMDAWLTSSPFWGVGIYIGGSTASCQTSATDPGQPHLDATWVSRQRSSGWRVLPIWVGPQAACSSYADLIDPNPAGDYAAADARGRAEATAAVVRARELGIKARTTLWYDLEGGFDVADEDCRRSALRFLSGWTEALHDLRYRSGVYSSISAGIHALDNADNLSPGSYEMPDQVWFAWDNDRANVDVDQRWVRKDSWEGERIHQYQLHTDAAYGGVALTIDRNFLELDGGSQPPRNLLACGRTDLDLRSYPRLRTGRSGDAVEALQCLLRKHAGYRSRLDGRYDTQVARAVRKFQRRHDLRQTGRTDPATWTALFAQGSKPLVKVGSSGDAALRLERALRAAGFGSVKVTGVVTDRTTRAVARCQRRVGLDPTGVVTTDTWKALQTGAR comes from the coding sequence ATGCACGCACCTGCCAGTCCTGCCCGCCTGACCGTCGTCGCGGCGGTCGTCCTCGCGTTCTGCGCCACGTTGCTCGTGGGAGGTGGCGCGGAGGCCGCCGGCAGCAAGGACGGCCTCACCGGCTACGCCTTCGACGCACGCTGCGCGCCGACGCAGGAGCAGATGGACGCCTGGCTGACGTCGTCGCCGTTCTGGGGCGTCGGGATCTACATCGGCGGATCGACGGCGTCGTGCCAGACCAGCGCGACCGACCCCGGCCAGCCGCACCTCGACGCCACCTGGGTGTCGCGCCAGAGGTCGTCCGGCTGGCGCGTGCTGCCGATCTGGGTGGGCCCGCAGGCGGCGTGCTCGTCGTACGCCGACCTGATCGATCCGAACCCCGCGGGGGACTACGCAGCCGCTGACGCGCGGGGCCGCGCCGAGGCGACCGCTGCCGTCGTCCGCGCACGTGAGCTCGGCATCAAGGCGCGCACGACTCTCTGGTACGACCTCGAGGGCGGCTTCGACGTCGCCGACGAGGACTGCCGGCGCTCGGCCCTGCGGTTCCTCAGCGGCTGGACCGAGGCGCTGCACGACCTCCGCTACCGCTCGGGCGTCTACTCCAGCATCTCGGCGGGCATCCACGCGCTGGACAACGCCGACAACCTCTCGCCCGGGTCCTACGAGATGCCTGACCAGGTCTGGTTCGCGTGGGACAACGACCGCGCGAACGTCGACGTGGACCAGCGCTGGGTCCGCAAGGACAGCTGGGAGGGCGAGCGCATCCACCAGTACCAGCTGCACACCGACGCCGCCTACGGCGGTGTCGCGCTGACGATCGACCGCAACTTCCTCGAGCTCGACGGTGGCTCGCAGCCGCCTCGCAACCTCCTCGCGTGCGGCCGCACGGACCTCGACCTCCGGTCGTACCCCCGGCTCCGCACCGGCCGCAGCGGCGATGCCGTGGAGGCGCTGCAGTGCCTCCTGAGGAAGCACGCCGGCTACCGCAGTCGCCTCGACGGGCGGTACGACACCCAGGTGGCGCGTGCCGTGCGGAAGTTCCAGCGCCGGCACGACCTGCGCCAGACCGGCAGGACCGATCCCGCGACGTGGACCGCGCTGTTCGCCCAGGGGTCGAAGCCGCTGGTGAAGGTGGGCTCGTCCGGTGACGCGGCGCTGCGGCTCGAGCGTGCGCTCCGGGCCGCCGGGTTCGGATCGGTGAAGGTCACCGGGGTCGTCACCGACCGCACCACCAGGGCGGTCGCGCGCTGCCAGCGGCGGGTCGGCCTCGACCCCACCGGGGTCGTCACGACCGACACCTGGAAGGCGCTCCAGACCGGCGCGCGCTGA
- a CDS encoding serine hydrolase domain-containing protein translates to MSDQRQRLLDVAQAEGRLTSVVGAVLDRYGAVWAGGAGDAPGLDGQYRIGSITKTLTAVLVMQARDAGLLDLADPLSAHLGDVGYGETTVRDVLAHTSGMQSEPRGSWWERTRGSDFASLVAANDGSGRVAAAGDWFHYSNLGYGLLGEVVARRLGVPWRVLVSERLLQPLGMRATSYLPRPGAQPGWSVDHFTGIRVHEPLADTGAMAAAGQLWSTLGDLVTWGQVLGGARPDVLPADTLAEMQRPVTADYGLGLMLGVHPGGRLVGHNGSMPGFLAALHVDPDSGIGAVVLTNATTGIDPRVLAVSLIEGDPDAADERPPPWRPTVVLPPEVVGFPGLWFWGNSAYDVRWHNSGLELRPIARGGAVSDRFELVDGRLVGVLGYHRGEHLDVVRHPDGSIRNLECATFVYTRKPYDTLRPT, encoded by the coding sequence ATGAGCGACCAACGGCAGAGGCTGCTGGACGTCGCGCAGGCCGAGGGCCGGCTGACCTCCGTGGTCGGCGCGGTGCTCGACCGCTACGGCGCCGTGTGGGCGGGAGGGGCGGGCGACGCGCCCGGCCTCGACGGGCAGTACCGGATCGGGTCGATCACCAAGACCCTCACCGCCGTGCTGGTGATGCAGGCGCGGGACGCGGGGCTGCTCGACCTCGCCGACCCGCTGTCCGCACACCTGGGCGACGTCGGCTACGGCGAGACCACCGTCCGCGACGTGCTCGCGCACACCTCCGGCATGCAGAGCGAGCCGCGGGGCTCGTGGTGGGAGCGCACGCGCGGCTCCGACTTCGCCTCGCTCGTCGCCGCGAACGACGGGAGCGGTCGGGTGGCCGCCGCGGGCGACTGGTTCCACTACTCCAACCTCGGCTACGGCCTCCTCGGCGAGGTCGTGGCCCGGCGCCTCGGCGTGCCGTGGCGCGTGCTCGTCTCGGAGCGCCTGCTCCAGCCGCTCGGCATGCGGGCGACGTCGTACCTCCCCCGTCCCGGGGCGCAGCCGGGGTGGAGCGTGGACCACTTCACCGGCATCCGGGTGCACGAGCCGCTCGCCGACACCGGGGCGATGGCCGCGGCCGGGCAGCTCTGGTCGACGCTGGGTGACCTGGTGACCTGGGGCCAGGTGCTCGGTGGCGCCCGTCCCGACGTGCTGCCCGCGGACACGCTCGCGGAGATGCAGCGGCCGGTGACGGCGGACTACGGGCTCGGCCTGATGCTCGGCGTGCACCCCGGAGGGCGCCTGGTCGGGCACAACGGCTCGATGCCCGGCTTCCTGGCGGCCCTCCACGTCGACCCCGACAGCGGGATCGGGGCCGTGGTGCTGACCAACGCGACGACCGGGATCGACCCGCGGGTCCTCGCCGTGTCGCTCATCGAGGGCGACCCCGACGCCGCGGACGAGCGCCCGCCCCCGTGGCGCCCGACCGTCGTGCTGCCGCCGGAGGTGGTCGGGTTCCCGGGCCTGTGGTTCTGGGGCAACTCGGCCTACGACGTGCGCTGGCACAACTCCGGGCTCGAGCTGCGCCCGATCGCGCGCGGGGGAGCCGTGAGCGACCGGTTCGAGCTCGTCGACGGCCGCTTGGTCGGCGTCCTGGGCTACCACCGCGGCGAGCACCTCGACGTCGTACGACATCCGGACGGGTCGATCCGCAACCTCGAGTGCGCGACGTTCGTCTACACCCGGAAGCCCTACGACACCCTGCGCCCGACCTGA